A genome region from Penaeus vannamei isolate JL-2024 chromosome 20, ASM4276789v1, whole genome shotgun sequence includes the following:
- the LOC138859180 gene encoding rhodopsin-like — protein sequence MWVLASYISPESMHRSSVSCRNSGRGVSHRSSSSLKFLRVERRSFIAKMSWNQPPQDTVLPSTNPYGNYTVVDTVPESMLHMVHSHWYQFPPMNPLWYGLLGFWMVIMGSLSLAGNFVVIWVFMNTKALRSPANLLVVNLAISDFFMMLTMTPPLLINAYWGTWILGGFFCEIYGFLGSFFGCVSIWSMVFITADRYNVIVKGVSAEPLTSGGAMLRIAGTWLFTLAWCLPPFFGWNRYVPEGNMLACGTDYLTETELSRSYLYIYSVWVYLFPLAYIIYSYTFIVKAVAAHEKGMREQAKKMGVKSLRSEEAQKTSAECRLCKVALMTVTLWFVAWTPYFIINWGGMFNRPMVTPLFSIWGSVFAKANAVYNPIVYAISHPKYRAALEKKLPCLACNTEGRDVGGSDAGSTATAQTSEKAESA from the exons ATGTGGGTTTTAGCCAGCTATATAAGCCCTGAATCCATGCACAGGTCCTCAGTTTCTTGCAGGAACTCAGGCAGGGGTGTCTCGCACCGAAGTAGTTCTTCACTGAAATTTCTTCGGGTCGAGAGAAGATCTTTCATCGCAAAG ATGTCTTGGAACCAGCCACCTCAGGACACTGTCCTTCCATCCACCAACCCTTATGGAAACTATACAGTGGTAGACACAGTGCCAGAAAGTATGCTCCACATGGTGCATTCCCACTGGTATCAGTTCCCTCCCATGAATCCCCTCTGGTATGGCCTTCTTGGCTTTTGGATGGTTATCATGGGATCTCTTTCCCTAGCTGGTAACTTTGTTGTCATCTGGGTATTCATGAATACCAAGGCTCTACGATCACCAGCCAATCTCCTGGTCGTCAACTTGGCCATCTCCGACTTCTTCATGATGCTTACTATGACTCCTCCTCTTCTGATCAACGCTTACTGGGGAACATGGATTCTCGGAGGATTCTTCTGTGAGATCTACGGCTTCCTGGGTTCCTTCTTCGGCTGCGTGTCCATCTGGTCCATGGTCTTCATCACTGCTGACCGATACAACGTCATCGTTAAGGGAGTGTCTGCTGAGCCACTCACATCTGGTGGAGCCATGTTGAGGATTGCTGGCACTTGGCTTTTCACTCTTGCCtggtgccttcctcccttcttcggatGGAACCGATATGTGCCTGAGGGTAACATGCTTGCATGTGGTACTGACTACCTGACTGAGACTGAACTCTCTAGGAGTTATCTCTACATCTATTCAGTGTGGGTATATCTTTTCCCTCTTGCCTACATCATCTACAGTTACACCTTCATCGTTAAGGCTGTTGCTGCTCACGAGAAGGGAATGCGAGAACAAGCCAAGAAGATGGGAGTCAAGTCTCTGAGAAGCGAAGAAGCCCAGAAGACTTCTGCTGAGTGTCGTCTGTGCAAGGTTGCTCTCATGACTGTCACCCTGTGGTTCGTGGCATGGACCCCCTACTTCATCATCAACTGGGGAGGAATGTTCAATAGGCCCATGGTTACACCTCTTTTCTCCATCTGGGGCTCCGTCTTCGCCAAGGCCAACGCCGTCTACAACCCCATCGTGTACGCCATCAGTCATCCTAAGTACCGAGCTGCCCTTGAGAAGAAGCTGCCTTGCCTTGCCTGCAACACTGAGGGTAGAGACGTTGGTGGCTCTGATGCTGGATCCACTGCCACTGCTCAGACCAGTGAGAAGGCTGAGTCTGCTTAA